A single genomic interval of Ischnura elegans chromosome 3, ioIscEleg1.1, whole genome shotgun sequence harbors:
- the LOC124156634 gene encoding uncharacterized protein LOC124156634: protein MKPSRSKDGRFVRKKEFEKRQKASSRAKVKRESSPKIEANPRFTLEGRRIVGVNLLAKQMNCDSCLKPLSFANIEGELRRGLASIWTVRCSFCEQLKKVATSTAVHCANSSYAQYAVNCKAAIACVVSGVGHEQMNRVLATLNIPPIANSTWKRYERSVGPAVEETARESCQKAVEEEKLLTLTSTPATTLSEESPMHGSDGAEVDIIASYDYGWQKRGNGRSYDSKSGHGSVIGYRSKKVLAFDVCTTTCAMCSQGHDKNDHDCRKNWSGSSKAMEPYTAAKLISCNEDFLTAGVRVTTLIGDGDSSTLAAVQRESQHSVQKWADINHTKKRFSSWLYRASASHRQLLGRNVIPYLKRCFSYAVDQNRGDEEGTRRAIINIANHAFGDHQGCGEWCKGDTDNYSHKSLPRGKPLEGRDLKSALEKILESFAAESSKIAPGGSSQANESFNQMVAIRAPKNRHYGSSAALNIRVAAAACQKNLGPKHVIGINRKLDLSPGSLTKSYSSRMEEKIKAKVRRQVTVPVKRRRLFLKSLQKQKISSHESREGICYQSAMEADLGCALLEETTRELPPPLNEVTFVIVDIETTGFASTADIVQLACKSGQCEFNYYMMPSKTFHPIAAEKTGLRVVNGELFLYNQRVETTPPRVVGEKFISFLSSFESRVVLVGHNIVRFDAPRILSWLQKLDLSDDLLKSVYGVTDSLKLISQGSCRKLEELASVYLQGEEWQRIKSGTHNAMIDCQLLDGLIRHFEISNEVLLTNSLSLQELNNRKLQAVRKAQKVATLQTLGRVISSSMISKMATAGIDLEKLVEIFNISGTEGIRLLLGESINGKPRVTTRRRIIQAISEHLEELRKLE, encoded by the exons ATGAAGCCATCCAGGAGTAAAGACGGAAGGTTTGTGCGGAAGAAGGAGTTTGAGAAGAGGCAGAAAGCTTCTTCCCGGGCGAAGGTGAAGAGGGAATCGTCGCCCAAAATTGAAGCGAATCCACGTTTCACGTTGGAGGGTCGGCGAATCGTGGGCGTAAATCTGTTGGCTAAGCAGATGAACTGCGATTCCTGCCTAAAACCTCTTTCCTTTGCCAATATTGAAGGCGAGTTGCGGCGTGGATTAGCTTCCATTTGGACGGTGCGCTGCTCTTTTTGTGAGCAATTGAAAAAAGTTGCTACATCTACGGCAGTGCATTGTGCAAATTCCTCGTACGCTCAGTACGCAGTGAATTGTAAGGCCGCCATAG CTTGCGTCGTGTCAGGTGTTGGGCACGAGCAAATGAATAGGGTTTTGGCAACCCTAAATATTCCGCCTATCGCCAATTCCACTTGGAAAAGGTACGAGCGATCTGTGGGGCCTGCGGTTGAAGAGACGGCGCGAGAGTCGTGCCAGAAGGCTGTGGAGGAGGAGAAGCTTCTCACTTTGACCTCAACACC tgccACGACTCTGAGTGAAGAGTCTCCTATGCATGGCAGTGATGGGGCTGAGGTAGATATCATTGCCTCTTATGACTATGGGTGGCAGAAGAGAGGCAATGGGCGGTCATATGACAGTAAATCTG GGCATGGATCTGTCATTGGATACCGCTCCAAAAAAGTTCTTGCATTTGACGTGTGTACCACTACCTGTGCAATGTGTAGTCAGGGGCATGACAAGAACGATCACGACTGCCGAAAAAATTGGAGTGGCAGCTCCAAAGCTATGGAGCCATATACTGCAGCAAAATTAATATCCTGCAATGAAGATTTTTTGACTGCTGGTGTTCGAGTGACAACTCTCATAGGAGATGGTGACTCCTCAACGCTGGCAGCTGTACAAAGGGAGTCGCAGCACTCTGTACAGAAATGGGCTGATATCAACCATACTAAGAAGCGTTTCTCTTCTTGGCTATATCGAGCTTCTGCAAGTCATCGGCAGCTCTTGGGCAGAAATGTTATACCATATTTGAAGAGATGTTTCTCATATGCTGTGGACCAAAACAGGGGAGATGAAGAGGGAACAAGAAGGGCAATCATTAATATTGCCAATCATGCTTTTGGGGATCACCAAGGGTGTGGAGAGTGGTGTAAAGGGGACACTGACAATTACTCTCACAAAAGTTTGCCCCGTGGGAAACCACTTGAAGGGCGTGACCTTAAATCAGCCCTAGAAAAGATATTGGAAAGCTTTGCAGCAGAATCTAGTAAAATTGCTCCTGGTGGTTCTTCACAGGCAAATGAGTCTTTCAACCAAATGGTAGCAATAAGGGCTCCTAAGAACCGCCACTATGGTTCATCTGCTGCCTTGAATATAAGAGTGGCTGCTGCTGCCTGCCAGAAGAATTTAGGCCCCAAACATGTTATTGGCATAAACAGGAAGCTGGACCTCTCCCCTGGTAGTCTCACTAAGTCCTATTCCAGCagaatggaagagaaaataaagGCCAAAGTAAGGAGGCAAGTAACAGTCCCTGTGAAGCGACGTAGGTTGTTTCTGAAATCATTGCAGAAGCAAAAGATATCATCACATGAAAGTAGAGAGGGAATATGTTACCAATCTGCTATGGAAGCTGATCTAGGCTGTGCTTTATTAGAGGAGACGACAAGAGAATTGCCACCACCTCTAAATGAGGTGACATTTGTAATTGTGGACATTGAGACCACTGGATTTGCCTCCACTGCAGATATTGTGCAGCTTGCATGTAAAAGTGGGCAAtgtgaatttaattattacatgatGCCCAGCAAAACATTTCATCCAATTGCAGCAGAGAAGACAGGGTTAAGGGTTGTTAATGGAGAACTTTTCCTATACAACCAGAGAGTTGAAACAACCCCTCCAAGGGTTGTTGGTGAGAAATTCATCAGTTTCTTATCCAGTTTTGAGTCAAGGGTGGTGTTAGTTGGGCACAACATTGTCCGATTTGATGCTCCTCGCATTTTATCATGGCTGCAGAAGTTGGACCTGAGCGACGATCTTTTGAAAAGTGTGTATGGGGTTACTGACTCATTGAAGCTCATTAGTCAGGGTAGTTGCAGAAAACTTGAAGAGCTTGCATCAGTATACCTGCAAGGGGAGGAATGGCAACGAATAAAGAGTGGAACCCATAATGCAATGATTGATTGCCAATTACTTGATGGACTCATAAGACATTTTGAGATAAGTAATGAAGTACTCCTTACTAATTCTTTATCTTTACAGGAACTGAATAACAGGAAATTGCAAGCTGTAAGGAAGGCGCAGAAGGTGGCAACATTACAAACCCTAGGGAGAGTTATTTCAAGCTCAATGATTTCCAAAATGGCTACAGCTGGTATTGATTTGGAGAAGCTGGTGGAAATATTCAATATATCTGGTACTGAGGGAATTAGATTACTCTTAGGTGAGAGTATCAATGGGAAGCCACGAGTTACGACCAGAAGGAGAATAATTCAGGCTATTAGTGAACACCTAGAGGAGTTGAGAAAGCTTGAATAA